The following nucleotide sequence is from uncultured Desulfovibrio sp..
GCGCAATCATGTTAAAGAAAGGTAGATAGCAAGCTTATAACAGAGTGTTGTTTTACTCCTGAAAGTAAGAGCACCGACCAAGCCTTGCACAGCTTATTCAGATGCAGCCGAAATAAGCTGTGCAAGGGGGGAATTTCTGGATGATCATCGGGTTCTGTAAACCTAAAGTCTAGCGAGTGAAAGCTATTAAAGTCCTCCCAAAATTTCCTTTAAAAGCTCCAACACCATCATTGTCTGCACCCAGCCGGACTGCATGTTCAAATGTAGAATTTTTAAGCACCCAAGCTTCAATCGAGTCTACTGTCCAGCCCGCCAAGCTCTCTGCAAACCACTGCTCATGTGAATCTGCCATTTCAAAAAACAAAACAGACTTCGTTGCATCATCAAGAAGATGCAACATGTGCTCTGCGACACCAGGAATGCGGCCTGTAACAAAATGATGCATTATACTTAAACAACAAACTGCGTCATACTGTTCGCAAGTTGTCAAAAAACGCACAATCTCATTTTTAAAAATTTTATTTCGCGTTTTTTCAAAAAATATATTACCTACCATAATCGCTGTATTGTCTTTTTCAACACCAAACGCGTCATATCCAGCCTTACCAAACTCGTTAACAAACCAACCATAGTAAGAGCCGAGATCCAAAACTGACCTTGCATCGGAACAGTTTTTCTTTAAAAAAGAATGCATTTTTCCAAAACGATCCGAACAACGACGAGCCAGCACCCAACGACTTTCAAGTTCAGGGCACGCCAAAGGCTGGTAAAGGATGCGGTCACCATCTTCCCACTGCAAATTCTCCAAAAGAAATTGAACTGGTGTCCTTGTAATTTTTTTCTTTAAAATTTTTGCCTTGATATGACTTTTCCCAGACGCGACTGCAAATGCACACCGATGATTACCTTGTATAAGCTGATAACAGTCAGAGTCTTGAATCGGCGCCAACTCTATAATTTCACCATCCTTGGAGTGCCCCTCGGACAAAAATCCATCTACTGACTCATTTTTATAAAGCTTTACAAAGCGTTGTGCGCAATTTAATATTTTGTCTTCAGAGGTAATTTTCGGAAAATACTCTCCAAAAAGCTCAATGCAATCTCTAGCATTAATGTAATAGTCAGTTTTTTTAAATATCTCATCGTCGAATATACTATCGCCAATTTTATCATACTGCTTCAACAAAAGCGCATGCGGCCCATCTTCTACACGAGTGGAAGGACGCACGAAATTTCCAGTCATCAATGAATAC
It contains:
- a CDS encoding bifunctional 2-polyprenyl-6-hydroxyphenol methylase/3-demethylubiquinol 3-O-methyltransferase UbiG encodes the protein MLFSRSVVKEVPLKKILLGGENDLPGYKYSLMTGNFVRPSTRVEDGPHALLLKQYDKIGDSIFDDEIFKKTDYYINARDCIELFGEYFPKITSEDKILNCAQRFVKLYKNESVDGFLSEGHSKDGEIIELAPIQDSDCYQLIQGNHRCAFAVASGKSHIKAKILKKKITRTPVQFLLENLQWEDGDRILYQPLACPELESRWVLARRCSDRFGKMHSFLKKNCSDARSVLDLGSYYGWFVNEFGKAGYDAFGVEKDNTAIMVGNIFFEKTRNKIFKNEIVRFLTTCEQYDAVCCLSIMHHFVTGRIPGVAEHMLHLLDDATKSVLFFEMADSHEQWFAESLAGWTVDSIEAWVLKNSTFEHAVRLGADNDGVGAFKGNFGRTLIAFTR